From Macrobrachium nipponense isolate FS-2020 chromosome 6, ASM1510439v2, whole genome shotgun sequence, a single genomic window includes:
- the LOC135216089 gene encoding PE-PGRS family protein PE_PGRS16-like, which translates to MKVALVIWLASAWVSTNAGPLSDFEAMKIVTESLPTGSIVTSIQPATPSSHFLSSISDTTQPINLDEVLREITGSGAEVVSANTVEPASPNFGHITSAVPFITTLNVNRQGNLISAEDDHFSSGEFDFDGDDGFRIINSGNGFLSQGVTAGVGGSVPLSAFISGGDASGLGGVGGSVGGGAFGHGGSPATVGTPLPNFGGAGGGFGGSDFGAGGGFGGSDFGAGGGFGGSDFGAGGGFGGGDVSFGEASGSVGVPLTGVPLTAVPSTAGPHGGGGVILAGVGGGLGGAGVTHGGVGGDFGGAGVPLDLSGHGGGGLNLGGGFDGAGGQFGSVDTGLGGGSVSFGSVDGGFGGAGLSFGKDSGAGLSFGSDNGAGLSFGSDSGVGLPLGSIGGGHGGALTTSGPAIVSGGPGLTLGGADIIQADFHQVGDVGQVLGGFSGVSDGSSIGFGLSGPQTLVTHEPVVTSIAAPTSGYLPPSTTFLSSPALPAADYLPPTTIISSPAAPAVNDVFSQGTFISHPTETIFSSPTPTVGPTKSVKPAPLTTKFSSVTPGGITNLLPTQSIATPTNTVISAPKAPLLPQLPIKTLSTNGLGTLLGSLSTKSITPGQTLGSILRGLDGQDGIVVVDINSKDIAGTRVSTDDDNDDLDNFRLDIDSLEDDTPSLSLGGGTVTTDAGVSIDTVGISLGDADTKSVSSIDTTTTAVDTGIFGSAKKALGPKFLFQTPLVDILSTKGRWLGTLIGGLVDLGDAVAKNFNKEKLF; encoded by the exons TCGAGGCCATGAAGATAGTTACCGAAAGTCTACCGACCGGTTCCATCGTGACTTCCATCCAGCCAGCAACACCCTCCA GTCACTTCCTCTCCTCCATTTCTGACACGACACAGCCAATCAACCTGGATGAGGTTCTGCGTGAGATCACAGGGTCTGGGGCAGAAGTTGTCTCTGCAAACACTGTCGAACCCGCATCTCCTAATTTCGGACACATCACATCAGCTGTTCCTTTCATAACTACTCTGAATGTGAACAGACAAGGGAATCTTATCTCGGCAGAAGACGACCACTTTTCATCGGGGGAGTTTGACTTTGATGGCGACGATGGGTTCAGAATAATCAATTCAGGAAATGGTTTTCTTAGCCAAGGAGTAACAGCAGGTGTAGGAGGCAGTGTCCCACTATCGGCGTTTATCAGCGGCGGCGATGCGTCAGGTCTTGGCGGAGTTGGGGGGTCTGTAGGAGGTGGGGCCTTTGGCCATGGCGGGTCACCTGCAACTGTTGGCACTCCACTACCAAACTTCGGAGGAGCtggaggaggatttggaggaAGTGACTTTGGTGCTGGAGGAGGATTTGGAGGGAGTGACTTTGGTGCTGGAGGAGGATTCGGAGGGAGTGACTTTGGTGCTGGAGGAGGATTTGGTGGAGGTGATGTCAGTTTTGGAGAAGCAAGTGGTTCTGTTGGCGTTCCATTGACAGGTGTCCCTCTGACAGCTGTCCCTAGCACTGCAGGACCTCATGGAGGTGGTGGTGTGATCCTTGCAGGTGTAGGTGGAGGTCTTGGTGGAGCTGGAGTAACACATGGAGGCGTAGGTGGAGATTTTGGAGGTGCTGGAGTACCACTGGATTTAAGTGGTCATGGTGGTGGTGGATTGAATCTtgggggaggttttgatggagcTGGAGGGCAATTTGGAAGTGTAGATACAGGTCTTGGAGGTGGCAGTGTGAGTTTTGGAAGTGTAGATGGAGGATTTGGTGGTGCTGGACTGAGTTTTGGAAAGGACAGTGGTGCTGGACTGAGTTTTGGAAGTGACAATGGTGCTGGACTGAGTTTTGGAAGTGACAGTGGTGTTGGATTACCACTTGGCAGTATAGGTGGAGGTCATGGAGGTGCATTAACTACCTCAGGCCCTGCAATTGTTTCAGGAGGTCCAGGGCTAACTCTTGGAGGTGCTGATATAATCCAGGCAGACTTCCACCAAGTAGGTGATGTGGGTCAAGTACTAGGAGGCTTCTCAGGAGTTTCAGATGGTTCTTCAATTGGCTTTGGTTTATCAGGACCACAGACCTTGGTAACACACGAACCTGTAGTGACATCAATAGCAGCTCCAACCAGCGGTTACCTCCCACCTTCAACAACATTCTTATCCTCCCCAGCTTTACCAGCTGCAGATTACCTCCCACCAACAACTATCATATCATCCCCAGCTGCACCAGCTGTAAATGATGTTTTCAGTCAAGGTACATTTATATCACATCCAACTGAAACGATATTCTCAAGTCCAACACCAACTGTCGGACCTACAAAAAGTGTTAAGCCTGCCCCACTTACAACCAAATTTTCTTCCGTTACACCAGGTGGTATAACTAATCTTTTGCCAACACAGAGTATTGCTACTCCTACAAACACAGTCATCTCGGCTCCAAAAGCGCCACTACTTCCCCAGTTACCGATTAAGACCTTGAGTACAAATGGTTTGGGTACTCTTCTTGGTAGCTTGTCTACCAAGAGTATAACCCCGGGACAAACTCTTGGCAGCATCCTTCGAGGCCTGGATGGTCAGGATGGTATTGTCGTTGTTGACATTAATTCAAAGGACATCGCTGGTACTCGCGTTAGTACTGACGATGACAATGATGATCTGGACAACTTCCGTCTTGACATAGATTCCCTTGAAGATGACACACCCAGCTTGTCCTTAGGAGGAGGCACAGTAACCACAGATGCAGGGGTATCCATAGACACTGTTGGCATTTCACTGGGAGACGCAGATACCAAATCCGTATCATCCATAGACACTACGACAACTGCTGTTGATACAGGTATATTTGGATCAGCAAAGAAGGCTCTCGGTCCCAAGTTCTTGTTCCAGACCCCTCTGGTAGATATACTCTCTACCAAAGGACGATGGTTGGGGACACTCATTGGAGGCTTAGTCGACCTTGGAGATGCAGTTGCTAAAAACTTCAACAAAGAGAAGCTGTTCTAA